In Theobroma cacao cultivar B97-61/B2 chromosome 7, Criollo_cocoa_genome_V2, whole genome shotgun sequence, the genomic window ATTTGAGTGTTTTAGATCTCAgtcaaaatgattttaatggaACTCTCATTCCCGACTTCATTggttttctcaaaaatctGACTCACCTTGATCTCTCTCTTGCCAATTTTAGAGGACCAATTCCTTCTCAGCTAGGAAACCTTTCGAAGTTGGAGATTCTTTCTCTGGGTGGTGACTTTGTCAATCCAAAATTATTGAGTGTTGGAAACCTTGAGTGGCTTTCCCATCTTACTTCTTTAAAATACCTTGATCTCAGTTTCACTAACCTAAGTAAGGCTAGTGATTGGTCGCAAGTAGTTAACCAGCTTCCTTTCCTTGGATCATTGACCATGAAAGATTGTGATCTTCCAAGTgccttttcttcatttctttcccTCGTCAACTCTTCTACATCTCTCACCGACCTAGATCTGTCTGGTAACTATCTCACTTCTTCTGCAATATACCCATGGTTGTTTAATGTTAGTAGCAACCTTGAGTTCCTTGATCTCTCAAGGAACCACTTGAAAGGTCCAATTCCAGAATCTTTTGGCAACATGGTTAATGTGGTCTACCTTTCTGTGAGCCACAATCAGATTGAAGGTGGGATATGTAGTTCTTTTTGGAGTATGTGTAGTTTGAAATATTTAGGCATTGAGTCCAACCATCTCAGTGCCTTCGGATTTGTTCAGAATACATCTTTATGCGCAGCTCACTCGTTGGAGTATTTGACATTAGCTGAGAATCAACTCATGGGTTCTGTGCCAAATGAAATGGCAAATCTGTCATCCTTAATTACACTAGATCTTGGGTACAACCATTTAAATGGAACCATAAGCAAAAGCATTGGGCAACTGTCCGACCTGAGGGTTTTACAGCTTGCAGGGAATTCTTTTGATAATGTTGTGATCTCCGAAGCTCATTTCTCAAATCTCACCAAATTAAAGAAGTTAGACTTATCCTACAGTTCGTTGACTTTAAAATTCAACTCTGACTGGATCCCTCCTTTTCAATTGCATTATATATTCCTTTGCTCTTGCAAGTTAGGGCCTCGTTTCCCAGAATGGCTTCGGACTCAAGCTAAAGTCTTTGCCCTTGATATCTCTGCTGCGAAAATATCGGATTCCCTTTCCATTTCGTTTTGGGACTTCTTGGGCAGAGTAAAATACTTAAACCTCTCTTTTAACCAGATCAACGGTACTTTCCCAAATACTCGAGTTGATTCCTCATATGGTTTTTTACAGTCCTTAATCCTCtccaacaacaagtttttcGGTTCAATCTCTTCAATTTGCAGTTTTTTCAATACAGCAGATTTCAACTTGATTGATCTctcaaataatcaattttCTGGGGTGGTTCCTGACTGTTTTGCACAATTCCCAAATTTAATAGCTTTGAATTTGGCTGACAACAATTTGTCAGGCCCAATTCCAAACTCCTTGGGATCTTTGGCTTCTCTTCAAATGCTCAATTTACGTGGTAATAGATTCTCGGGAAAATTACCTTCATCTTTACAGAATTGTACAAAGTTGAAGTTTTTGGACCTAAGTAACAATAGATTATCAGGAACAATTTCTTTATGGATCGGTCAAAATTTGTCATCCTTGGTTTTTTTAAGCcttcaaaataatcaatttcACGGGAAGATACCCAATCAACTTTGTAAATTGAAATATATTCAAATCTTGGACCTCTCTCTAAATAAAATCTCTGGTACTATACCACGATGTCTTAGTAATTTCACTTTTATGACCCAAAAGGTGAATTCAGATCAAACGATTGAGCATCTCCTTACCATAGTTCTGTCTAATCCTTTTgaaaaaacatttattttgAACACGTCCATTGAGCTCAACTATGTTGATGAGGCATTGCTTATGTGGAAAGGAACAAAGCAAATGTATGCCAAGATTCTTGGACTATTATTTGTCATTGATCTCTCCGGTAATAAATTAACAGGAGAGATTCCTGAAGAAATAACTAGTCTTCGGGAATTAGTTGCTTTGAACTTATCAAGAAACCTTCTGAGTGGCAAAATCCCTCCAAAGATTGGGCAGTTAAGACAATTACAATCGCTTGATCTTTCAAGAAACAATTTTTCAGGTTGCATCCCTCCGAGCTTGTCTGAGTTAACATTTCTAGGTAGCTTGGACTTGTCCTATAATTATTTGTCAGGGAAAATTCCAACAGGATCTCAACTACAACTCTTTGATCCTTCCACATTTTCCCACAATCACGGACTTTGTGGTCCTCCAGTTACACCAAATTGCTCAATGGAAACACCTCAAGGTCAACTCGAAAGaggtgaagatgattttgatgAATTCATGAAATGGTTTTATGCTGGCATGGGACTTGGATTTGTGGTGGGTTTTTGGGGATTTTGTGGTGCTTTCTTGTTGAAGCGTTCATGGAGGCATTCCTATTTCCGTTTCTTGGACAAGGTGAAAGATTGGCTCTATGTTACATATGCTCTGCAGAAAGCAAGGTTGGAGAGGAGAATTCAGACCTAAAAAGTACTACTCTTTCAATAAGTTCAAGAAGGTAAAACGCTTATGacatttattttctctttccttttttttattctttaatctcATAATTAGCATGACTTTACAGAGGTAGCAAATTATGCTtccataaaataataaaattctatATTATTCTTTGGTTCTCAGGTATGGTTGGAACCCATAACTACAGCTGAAGATAGTTTCTCATGGCTGTGAGGAACAAAAGTTTTGctatttttccataaaataattttgctaTTTGTAAGATTCCTTTCAGTTTGATCTCTGCACAAATGTTTTCAACCTCTGTTAGCGAATAATTTTGCTATTTTCTTTCGACCTTGTTTGATTTAGGAGTTGCTGTTCATGAAATTGAAGTATTTTTCTCACATATTGctactttgtttttagttagtttataTTTCTCTGTTCCTGGGACATTGTATACATTTATTATGGACTAAGCTTGCTGCAGCAAATTAAGTGCCTGTTGCTACTAGCATTTTTTGTGGACGTTGGTGCTTATGGTCTCATTTACATTACAATGCTTTTTTAAGTTAACAGAGGCCTACTTAATTAATCTATCAGATTATATATAGTAATAAGTAGCTCATCTATTATTCTCCAGCCAAGGGTTTGATAAGCAATCAAGGGGTAGCTTTAGCTTAATTTGTTGAACTGATGGAGCGGAGACTAGGTTCCCTTCCTctattttgtcttttaatatGCAACAAATTGATCATAgtgtcaaatttttattccTTGTTAAAATCAACTTAAACTTGTCACAACCACAAAAGATGACGAatcaatgaaaataagaacTATAtgctaacaaaaaaaaaaaaagagtaaattcTCAGCCtttaggtaaaaaaaaaaaaggagaatgAGAATGCAAGGAGAGAAATCACAAACGACATAGTGTTCTAAGAATGCTAAGAGTGAGAATTTTAACTCAACTGATTCTCAAATAAATGCAAAAACTCCAGATAGTCAAGAACAAATCAGAAGAGGCATGATTATTCCATGGTCTCACAATTAAGATATAATGCAGGCATGTCAATATGGACAGAAAACCAGAGGCCAATCTTAAGAAGACAAGGAATACAGGGAAACTTCACATTTTCCAGGAGAAGAATAATTCGCTTCTGTCAAGTTTTAACTCAACTTTGTCATTACTCAATTTCTTTCCGAATGACACCTTAAGAGTTCAACTGAACGTTAATTTTCTGCCTAGGAGGAAGATTCCACACATCAACGATCTTGTTACAACCACGAGTGCCACACTTCCTTCTTGTCTTAATTAAACTGGCATGTTATTAAGTTCCAAGTACTGGTACAAGACTGGACCATTATAAGACTATGCTAATCAAGTAATAGAACTGCAATGGGATTGCTGGTTAATGTGGCttaataaattgatttaaaaaaaaaaaccattataATTTAGGATCGAGAAGGAAGATGAAGACTATTCCTTCTAGCATGCTATATTCCTATTCAAGATCTAATCCATTTACATTTAGAACTAGAAATAAAAATCCGATTTGATGCTGCTATacaaaaccaaacaaaacCAACACTAGTTAATATTGAAACAAACAATTTACTAATTGACCTAACTCCTTAATTACAACACATTGGTTTACTTCAAGTTCATTACGCACtcctctattttcaaaacacaaTGTTAATCCTATTTCGATTTCTTTTACTATTGAGCAAGGGATTAACATTGAGTAAAGAATGAAGTACTAACCACTAAACTAAATATTTGGAtatcttatttaaattatttactttgtttgtataaattatattaatataaaaaaaaacaaatcccAGAATGCCCTGTATGGAAGACTGCCCTCATAATTTAGCTTTGTAAGTGGTCGAAGAAGAAAGTAGCGgtgcagaaaaaaaaattgcatagCAAGAAAGGCCCATGCCTTTGTGCTGGTCGTCAAAAGGTAAATATTGGTAGATGAACACtttaattgtaaattaaatattttttattagcaCTAAAAACACGATTAGTAAAGTATGAAAGAGAGTGAGAGGCAAGCGCTGCTTGACTTTAAGCAAAGCCTCGCTGTATAGGAAATTGCGTAGAGACTAGAAAAGACTTTGCCATTCAGTAGCCCTAATATGGTTTCTCTTTTCATTAGTTCCTTTATTTGTTTAGGAAAAGCAAAAACTAGTAGatgtatttaatattattataagtaTATTCTTAAAGACTTACCAATGAACTTGTGGAAATTGGTGTGATCACACTTTTTTTCGTGCTTCATACGAGATTGAGGAGGAAAATAGTGGGggaatcaaattaaattattaaaattaatttaataaagtcaaaaaaaaaaaagataacaatttcttttcattttttgctCAAAGGATAAcaatttgttttatataagaagaaaaaaaaaacttgttcAAGACTTCATTTGTTAgattaaaaataactttaagaGTTTTACTTTACAGCACTTGAAAACACCATTATGagtttaaatatattttttacaaaaaggCAGACAGACCATTAGACAACACTCCCCTGGGTTCATCAATCTGTTTTATCATTGAGTTTGGCTTCCTTGAAAATGCGGTTATTGGTTAAAGGTGCTTACAATATTACTCTTGTAACTCTCTATGAGATTAAGAATTTCATCCTCCAAGGAATACAAGTGTTGTTGGTGGTGGTGAAATGCCAAGTTCTGTGATTTCTTTAATTGTTGGACAAACAATTAGGTTTTCAAACCATTCTTTCACTatcttttcttattattagGTTTGTAGATGATCAAAGGGTTTAAGATATGCGGAATTTAGAATTTAGACTTTTAATTAACAATGAGACCTTTGGTCATTGgtttactaataaaaaaacaagttGATTTTACGAATGGACGTGAGAAAATCAGTGCCAGCATCGTGTTAGataattcaattttcttttttctttttaagttttggtGTACCCCACACAGAAACACAAATTAGAgttaaaagaatataaattttaactcAAACAACCTTTTTACcttaaatttgactttagaGGTAAATAATTAAAACGAAAATAATTTCTTAGCTGTCTTACAATAATAAATGCGAGTGTTTAtggaaattgagaaaaaaaatgtgattaatttgtattttattttatttttcttctctttttactattttcttactttttagTTAATTCTGATGTTTAATGCACCCCTAAGAAAACTATCTTTTACTAATTTGAGCCAGACAAAGTTGAACATGATTCTTGTTTAAACTATCTTacaatgattaattaaaagttttcCATGCATAACTGTGTTTTTTATGTAATAAAAAcaagttattaatttttatacattgttgtgattataataaaatttttttttcagaatttaGAATTAGTAATTTTGTACTtaacaaaaatcaatttggcCTTCCAAACTTGTATGTTGtgatttattttcatactgatgcaatcacattattatatcaaaatatacatcatttattatttggaaTCGGAAAgtaattttgatttcttttataatgtaaaaaaaatgaaaagaaaaaaatgactgGAAAGCAAACTATCCATCCATTATTGCTAAAATTGCAAGTATGAACCTGAAAAAACACGAAAAACCAGAAAACACAGTCCCTACATTAATTTTCCATGCCCAAAAGGAATTGAAATTTCGTCAGAACCCCATAGTCCAACATCCTGCTACTTGCACCAAGACCCACTTCAGGAGCTGGGTGATAACCTCCCATGTGAATAAACAAAGGGGTAAAGCGAAAACACTGTTTCAAGATCCAGTTTTAGATATACTGAGTAATGTGAAATGGGAAAAGGCACAGGCAGGAAATGAAGGAAATTGTCTAGTCTAAGGTGGTGAAAATGACACCTCCATTAGCCAGTGTGAAATGACTTAACCCGTTCTGTATTacttaataattattattagacCAAGACTTTAatagtaaattaaattttttttttatagccCTAAAAACACGATTAGGAAAGTGTTAAAGGTGTGAAGACCAAGATTATGGTctgattttgttgttattatatttattatcatCCAACATTAGGGTCTCATGCATGAAACCAAACATGATCAGTAAATTGCATGTTCCCTTAGGATGTATAATATACTTCTGGATATACCTGCcgatattattataataagacaaaatattttcaagacAAGAGCTTGATTTTTGGCCATGGGAATCTCAAGTTCTTGACCATAAATTCATTGGGTTGAAACGCATCTGCTGAATACATGCTCACCTTTTACTTCAACTTCAATATTCACTCctctattcaaaaaaaattattggcAGATGAAGAATTTAAtggtaaattaattttttgattagtAGTAAAAACACGATTAGTAAAGTGTTAATGTATGAAGACCGTGGTTTACAGGTTAAGGCCAAGAACAAAACATTCCAAGAAAAAACGGTGCAAAGAGAATGAGAAGCAACCGCTGCTCGACTTTAAGCAAAGCCTTGCTGTATAGGAAATTACtcagagagaagaaaagactTTGCCATTTAGTAGCCTTGTTTTGGTTTCTCTTTTCACTATTTCCTTTATTTGTTTAGGAAAAGCAAAAACTAGTAGATGgacttaataatattataagtATATTCTTAAAGACTTACCGATGGACTCGTAGAAATTGGTGTGATCACACCGTGTTAACAAGTCAGTTTTCTTCTTTCTGATGGGCCtcacaaagaaaaacaaattaattaattagttttaaattttcaattaattaattaattggtgTGATCATTGTCTCTGTCGATGCAATTTCGACCTTTTCAAACTATATAGCATAGTAATGAGAGATTAAACTCATtcgaagaagaaaaaggtgaagacaaattaaaagcaaaacaGGACCATATTCTTTAATTAGTCAGGATCGGACACattagaataaattttttcaagAATTCAAGGACCCAACAAAGCCTACATAGATATAATTCGCTTTTTTGTGCTTCATAACagattgaagaagaaaataatgggagaatcaaattaaattattaaaatctaaAAGCAAGTCTAGTTGTCGCTCAAAGGTTATTTAATCGGGTCAAAAAAAGGataacaaatttatttttgttttgctcaAAGGATAACaacttattatatataaagctAATTAAAATACAAACAATTTCTTAGCTGTCTCATAATATTAGATGTGTGTGTTTCTGAAAGTTGAGAAAAATATGTgattaatttgtatttttttttattttttcttctctgttacaatttttcactttttccttaattatgGTGTTTAATACACCCCTAGGAAAACTAATGTGTGCCCATGAAACTTCATCTCGATTATGGTAATTTGatctaattaatcaattttttagcTCATTCATTGGTCCCGTATCGCATTAGgtgtaataattatttaatctttattaATAATTGTTCGATTATAGTACATATACTAATTTTTACTTATATATAATCTTATcggaaggaaaaaaaaaattgtccaGGACTTAATTTGGTAgattaaaacaactttaagaGTTTTACTTTGTAGCACTACAAAATTATGAGTTTAAATATTaagaaccaaaaaagaaagtcTGCCTTACATATGGCTTTCCACCACAACAAAGTAATTAACCAAGGCTTTTACAAAAAAGGCAGAGAGACCTTTAGACAAAACACCCTGCTTTCACCAATCTGTTTATCATTGAGTTTGGCTCTCTTGAAAATGTGGTTAAAGGTGCTTACAATATTACTCTTGTAACTCTATGAATCTCATCCTCCAAGGAATACAAGGGTTGTTGGTAGTGGTGAAATGCCTAGTCTTATGATTAGATTTGTAGATCATCAAAGGGTTTAGGGTATGTAGAATTTAGACTCTTAATAATAATTCACAATGGGACCTTTGGTCATTggtttagtaaaaaaaaaaaaaaaacaagttgaTGAATAAGACTTATAAATGGACTCATGAAAATCGGTGTATATTTCATAGTCATGAGAGATTAGCCTCATTCGGCTTGCAAAGTAATTGATTGAAGAGGAAAAAAGTGGAGCATACCACTTACAAGCAAAATAGGCACATTCCTTAATTAGAGCTAATCGTCAGGTAATTTCCTTTGGGCATGGAAAAAAGacgcaaaaacaaaaaggtatTCTTCTAATTATGTATAtctatatattaaaaattctcAGCAATTAAAGGACTTTAATACCTGGATAACGATTAAGATGCCaagaatataaataatattctagaaaattaaataaatatttaaaaaattttggatcAAATTGTAATTATCAACAAATTTTGGAGtcattttgtaaaaaaaacaaaaacttgtgagataaaaatgtaattttggaaaatataTCCTGCACCATGTGGCTGCCATATCAACTTTTATGGCTATGTCTAGAcccttttgatttttattattcagTGCCGCACTTTTATCCCAAGAATGTCTCCCTGGTGTAGTGATTGAAAGACACATTGTACAGTCTTGATGACTTTGCTAGTGCACATTGCATTTATACACATTTATACATTGCATTGATTGAAATACATATTATATACAATTGGAAAGTTAATAAAAGATAGAACATATCTATTTAAGATTTATAGATAATAAATCttatatttgtaatttaaattaaacataatcATCTGGGGTCATCATCCAAAACATGCTTTCAAATTATACAACACATATATTTAATGCATGAATTAAAAAGGATGAAAGCAAGCCAAAACCTACTCTAGTACCACTATTGGAAGATGGGCCTACCTTTTTAGTTTTAGTCAATCCTTTTCCATTATCTCACATTTTTCTTGACTATGGCTAAATAGGAGAAATTAAACAATGGATAAAAGGGATAGATGGTATCCCACGGTGGTTTGCCAATCCTTTTCCATATCTCAATTTCTTTCACTATAAGATGTTAATCCTAATTCTATATTCTTCCCATAACAATTGAGAATAGTTTTTTTCGTGTATCAAAAATTACTcaaaaatgctcaaaatgcttaaatatttttctttctggtaAGAAATACTCTAAAGATAAATAGTCTGGTGATGAAAGCTCAAAAAATATGAGTCAATTTGAGGCGCAAACCTAAATATACTTGACCCGTTAATAGAATTCGGGTTGAGGCGTGGAGCCTAGCAAATGGATCGATTTCATTAAAGACAATTttgtctaattttttttctcttggttAAAGACAGATAAAATTATAGGGAAGACCATTCTTAAAAACGCCTTATGCCTTAAGCCCATTAATGAAAAGTACTCTTCATAATATAAGTATGTTCTTAAAGACTTAGCAGTGGACTCGTGGAAATTGGTGTGACCACACCGTATTAGACAAGTCAGTTTTTGGTTCTGGCGGACTTCACAAAGAAagacaaattaattaattaggtttCCATAAACAAGTTTTCAGGTTCAATCTCTTCTATTTACAATATTATCGATAAAGGTTATTTGGAATTACTTGATcgtttaaataatttaatttctagagTGGTTCCTGATTGTTTTgcacaattttcaaatttaagagCTTTGAATTTGGTTGAAAACAATTTGTCAGGTCGAAATTCTGAGCTCCTTGAGATTTCTTGAAATACGCAATTCATGTGGTAATAAattctctaaagaattacCTCCAGTTCAATAGAATTTTATGCAGTTAAAATTTCTAGCCCTAAGTGATAATAAATTATTCCGAATATACTTTTTTGGATCGGATAAGGAACCAACAAAATCTACATTGATATAATCAGCTTTTTCATGCTTGATACaagattaaagaagaaaatagtgggagaatcaaattaattattaaaatcaaaaagcaAGTCTAGTCTTCCTCAAAAGGTTAATTTATTAGGATTAAAAATGGATAATTATTTACTTTATAGCACTACAAAACacaacaacaaaataattaactagCTTATGGAGCAGCTTTATTTAAGGAGGGCATTGCCTGAGCTTCTAGTCTCAAAAACACAACACAATCATACTGTCATTGTTATAATTTAGGCAATTTGGTGTTGCTTGATGATGGTTATTATGTCAGGGGAAAGGTCCCAGCTTCTCCTGCTAGTTTTATTTGTTGCAAtatttcatcttcttcttcaagaGAAATCCACAATAGCTGAAGACGTGATCGTGTGCAATGAGAGTGAGAGACAAGCGCTCCTCGACTTCAAGCAAAGCCTTCAACTTGTAGATCAGGTGGGCGATGGCGACCTCTCTTCATGGGACGGAAAGGATTGTTGTGCTTGGACGGGTGTCTACTGCAACATCTTTACAGGCTACGTGGAAGCTCTCGATCTTGGTGAACATTTCTGGCTTGTAGCAGGTACAATTAGTCCTTCATTGCTTAAACTGCAACATTTGAGTCGTTTAGATCTCAGAAACAATGATTTTAATGGAACTCGCATCCCTGAGTTCATTGGTTCTCTCAAAAATCTGACTTACCTCGATCTCTCTCTTGGTAATTTTGAAGGACCTATTCCTTCTCAGCTAGGAAACCTTTCCAAGTTGGAGACTCTTTGTCTGGGTGGTGATGTTTTAGATCCAAATTACCTCTACAGTATGCgctttaacaaaaaatttccaaaattatttaGTGTTGGAAACCTTGAGTGGCTTTCCCGTCTCACTTCTTTAAAATACCTTGATCTCAGTTTCACTAACCTTAGTAAGGCTAGTGATTGGTTACAAGTAGTTAACCAGCTTCCTTTCCTTGAAAAGTTGTCCATGAACGATTGTGATCTTCCAGGTGCCTTTTCTTCATCTCTTTCCCTCGTCAACTCTTCTACATCTCTCACCGACCTGTATCTGTCTGG contains:
- the LOC18593930 gene encoding probable leucine-rich repeat receptor-like protein kinase At1g35710 yields the protein MVMMSGGRSQLLLLVLFVAVFYLLLQEETTTANDVIMCKESERQALLDFKQSLQVVDRADFEGLSSWDGKDCCAWMGVLCNSLTGYVEMLQLSGYFWLVAGTISPSLLKLQHLSVLDLSQNDFNGTLIPDFIGFLKNLTHLDLSLANFRGPIPSQLGNLSKLEILSLGGDFVNPKLLSVGNLEWLSHLTSLKYLDLSFTNLSKASDWSQVVNQLPFLGSLTMKDCDLPSAFSSFLSLVNSSTSLTDLDLSGNYLTSSAIYPWLFNVSSNLEFLDLSRNHLKGPIPESFGNMVNVVYLSVSHNQIEGGICSSFWSMCSLKYLGIESNHLSAFGFVQNTSLCAAHSLEYLTLAENQLMGSVPNEMANLSSLITLDLGYNHLNGTISKSIGQLSDLRVLQLAGNSFDNVVISEAHFSNLTKLKKLDLSYSSLTLKFNSDWIPPFQLHYIFLCSCKLGPRFPEWLRTQAKVFALDISAAKISDSLSISFWDFLGRVKYLNLSFNQINGTFPNTRVDSSYGFLQSLILSNNKFFGSISSICSFFNTADFNLIDLSNNQFSGVVPDCFAQFPNLIALNLADNNLSGPIPNSLGSLASLQMLNLRGNRFSGKLPSSLQNCTKLKFLDLSNNRLSGTISLWIGQNLSSLVFLSLQNNQFHGKIPNQLCKLKYIQILDLSLNKISGTIPRCLSNFTFMTQKVNSDQTIEHLLTIVLSNPFEKTFILNTSIELNYVDEALLMWKGTKQMYAKILGLLFVIDLSGNKLTGEIPEEITSLRELVALNLSRNLLSGKIPPKIGQLRQLQSLDLSRNNFSGCIPPSLSELTFLGSLDLSYNYLSGKIPTGSQLQLFDPSTFSHNHGLCGPPVTPNCSMETPQGQLERGEDDFDEFMKWFYAGMGLGFVVGFWGFCGAFLLKRSWRHSYFRFLDKVKDWLYVTYALQKARLERRIQT